A stretch of the Candidatus Methylomirabilota bacterium genome encodes the following:
- a CDS encoding DUF4197 family protein, with the protein PVISHSMNEVGVTRRYQELVGRFEALPFVKTQAFDVDGYVTDKALDGLFHVLGEQERQIRLEPAARTTELLKEVFGKR; encoded by the coding sequence GCCTGTGATCAGCCATTCGATGAACGAGGTGGGGGTGACTCGACGCTACCAGGAGCTCGTCGGGCGCTTCGAGGCCCTCCCCTTCGTCAAGACCCAGGCGTTCGACGTCGACGGCTACGTGACGGACAAGGCGCTCGACGGGCTCTTCCACGTGCTCGGGGAGCAGGAGCGGCAGATTCGCCTCGAGCCTGCGGCCCGCACGACCGAGCTCCTCAAAGAGGTCTTCGGCAAGCGGTGA